AACGGCCGCATACCCTCGGTCTTCTCGAAGACCTACGTGACTCCCCGTCGCCCCTATGAGAAGGCGCGTCTGGACCAGGAGTTGAAGATCATCGGCGAGTATGGTCTGCGCAACAAGCGCGAGGTGTGGCGCGTCAAGTACGCCCTGGCCAAGATCCGTAAGGCCGCCCGTGAGCTGCTGACCCTCGACGAGAAGGACGAGAAGCGTCTTTTCCAGGGTAAGTGGAGATCCACGTGTTTAACCAGTATGACACCGACATGATGAactgtattaaaaataaatattctgaCACTTCTTGTCTGAAAACCCTTGACGTTAACAAATACACACTGAAGACACTCGCGTGACCAAACATCTTGCTCTTGGAACTCCATTATAATGTTACAACCTCTTCCCCCCCCACAGGTAACGCCCTGCTGCGTCGTCTGGTGCGCATCGGTGTCCTGGACGAGTCGCGCATGAAGCTCGATTACGTGCTGGGTCTGAAGATCGAGGACTTCTTGGAGCGCCGTCTGCAGACGCAGGTGTTCAAGCTGGGATTGGCCAAGTCCATCCACCACGCCCGCGTGCTGATCCGCCAGCGTCACATTCGGTAAATATCGCGCTTGGAAAGGCGACCTCAGCGTCGCCaggctctctctctctcagaTATAATTCTGTTTTGTTCAGTAAGACCACTTGGGAGTCGAACAAGCCACCATGCTTGCACCGGCTCTCAACGTCTTAAGATTGCGCACGTGACTCCGTTCACTCCAATCGAAATTGCAAAATGCCCGCCTAGCGTAAGTTGCACTGAACGTTTTTCTTAGCCCTAAACCAGCGCCACCACTTGATGGTTCTCCCTGCAACCAGGTGAAACTAATCCACATCTCGCTTTGTCCCTCTCCACAGTGTGCGCAAGCAGGTGGTCAACATCCCGTCGTTCGTGGTGCGCCTGGACTCGCAGAAGCACATCGACTTCTCCCTGAAGTCGCCCTTCGGCGGCGGCCGTCCCGGTCGCGTCAAGAGGAAGAACCTGAAGAAGAACCAgggcggtggcggcggagctgctgaagaggaggaggactaAGCAGTGCTAGCCAGCTGCAGCCAGGAAATCGCAAGGCGCAGagttttgataaaaatctGATTGTTTTAcacaataaatgtaaaattactTAAAGTTCAATGGTATTTCTGGGCATTGGGCTTTATAAAGGATTTTTATTTAGAGTATTTTGAAGACTTGAGATATAAAACGTAATAATTGTGGAGAACCAATTGGGTTTGAGGTGATTCTTTATCCCTACTTTTAGGAGCATGATGGGCCATTTCAATTTGTATGTGCAAAAGGGCGCCCCATACTTTTCCCAACTTCCGACCAGGGATGAAATTCCAGGGTATCGATAAAAAGTCAACCAGCTGTTGCGTGTTTATGTTTAATTTGTTGTTAAAATGTCGGCCAAGCGAATTCGGGGAAAGAACTTTTCCGAGCAGGAAGAGCACGTTCTGATTGACCTCGTGCTGCTGAAGAAGGACATTCTGCAGGACAAGAAGAAGGACGCCGCCACCTGGCGCAGGAAGGCCGAAACGTGGGAGCAACTGGCCGCGGAGTTCAGGGCGCAAACGGGCACCGACCGGACGTGCAGTGCCCTCCGAGAGAAGTACGATAATATGAAGAAAAACTCCCGGAACAAGTACAGAGGGGTCAAGAACTGGGACGTCGAAAAGGAACTCTCGGCGGCAGGAAGctcgtggtgcatcaggaggaCCTCAATGATGACGGATAACAACGAGGGACACATGGGAAACGTCACCACCCCGCTGGAGAACCAGTTCGACAGCGACGGTAGGTGTCCTGAGTATGTGAGGGGGCGGCATTTTACAACCCAAAACTGTTTGCAGGCAATTTCCAGTTGGTGAACGTAGCCAAAGAGGAAAACCCCTCAATCAGCTCAAGCAGCTCTCCATTACTGCAGGTAAGTTACAAGAAGTTCGCTGACTAAATGCACTAACCCCCTGAAATCGTTTAAGGAAAACATTGTTGATCTCGAGGAACCCGAGGTGTCCAGCCTGGAGACTTCGGAGAGATGGAAGGCGAAAAGATTGAGGCAGTGGGACTCTCCGCCTGTGCCGCAAACCAACCGATCATCCCGCGTCGAAGAGGAGCAGGTGGAATTGTTTAAGCTGCAACAGCAGTATTACAGAGAGCAGAATGTCAGGGCCGCCGAAAAACACAAATACGAAGTGGAGAGGGAACTCATTGAACTGCAGACGGCTCGAATCAAGAACCAACTActcgaaatggaaatggaaataaagCGCGAGGAACTAGCCAAGATTAAGCAGCTTAAGCAAAGTACTTTAAGTTAGTTAAGGTGTGTAGGAAAGCGAAATTGAGACTTTTAtgttaaaagtaaatactcACCTGATTTACGTAAGAATATGCAAGCAAATCTCCATTTGAACTAGAGAACCAACATTATTTGCAAGTATTTAGGACAAGAGTACAATCGacattattgaaatatatatatttggttttatttcgaaatgtaaaatatttttaataaatcagaCCAAAACCTTAGGTTCAGTTTTTGGTAAATATACCTTAGTTTTAAGAAAGAAGACTACTATGtagcttataaaaataagataaaagaGTTTAATTATTAAGCCCTAGTGTCTATGAAAaagaaacattaaaatttgtaagattATTAATAAATCTAGCAGCTGCTACTGATTTAactagtttttgttttaagtttactttgtttttatatattttcattatcaAAGTAGCCCAATTTTAAAACTCAGTAGTATGCCCGTATTCGTAAGCTTATAAAATACTGCCGTTATCGGTTTCTTGGTCGCTATTTTTCGAGCTTCCGGCTGCTTTCCCACATACGTAACTTTTGAAAACCACGTAAAGCAAACGTAAGAGAACGTAAGTTCGAAAGTTcccaaggaaaacaaaaaaaaggcaGGAAAAACAACAGCTGGAGCTAAACCGAAAATTGTGGATAAATAATTGTCGCCAAAATGCCGAAGCCCGGGGACAAGGCCAAGGTGAAGGTGAACGTGAAGGAGCGGGTGGTGGACGAGTCCTGCGATCTGAGCCTCTCCGAGCTGAGCGAGATACCGGTGCGGGAGATTGTAAGTACAAGAACAAGTACAAGTGATTAGCGCCGATTCTTGGTGTCTCTATCCGCGTTGTCCCCCGTCCCGCTCCCTCTGGGGGGCCACGTCTGTTGTCTGGCGGATGTCTAGTCACTGTCTATCTCGCTTGCTCCAGCAGGACAGGGTAGGGGTGGTGGCGCCGGGTTGGAGAAAGAGAGGCCTCTTCGactctctcctctccacataccacttcttgttgttgttctgcCGGCTGGCTTGCAATTAACGCTGACGTTGAGTTCCCCTCCCTCTCCCCGCGCTCCTGCATCCACCCCTTAACCCTTGTGTGGTTGGAATTGCAGTTGAATTCGCTCGAGGGGGTTGATTTTTGGTCTTTGCCACCCCTCAAAAACCAAGAAGgttgccaaaaaaaagaagagcgAGTGTGGAAGTTGAGTGTGCCGACTAAAAAATACCTGGTACTTTATTTTGGAGCCCACATATTATTATATCCTTGTAGATTTCACGAGCTAAAGTGTGACTCAAAtagttgaaaataaaatatttaaaatttagcaGCAAAATATAGGTACCTATTCTAAAGTTCTAATGAAGCCAATATGTGATAAATTCactattttaaacttttttaaatatatatattttatttaattttgttctaatattaaacctattttttaattattcaggaattcccatttccataatttactttttctaGGGATTTGCCactaaattgaaatttaattaagacAAATTGCAAATATCTAAGGATAACAAACATTTCAAGACCTCCAACATACCCTTATCCCAAACCAAAAAGGGCTGCATAATGAGAGAAAGGGACTTTTAAGTTACATTGTTCGGGGGTTTCTTTTTTCGGTCATGTTTTGCCACCGCTTCTCAGTTCAGTTTGTCCTTGTGCTTTGCAGGCTTCGTTCAAGCGCGTCACTGTCCTGGATCTCTCCAGCAATCGCCTGGTCAACCTGGGAGTAAGTAGCTCCTCCAAAACTCCCTGCAGCACACTTCCTAAATGTCACTTTTCGGGCACCCCTTCCGGTTAGAAAAACTTTTCGATTCTCACACGTCTGGTGCGACTGGATCTGAGCAAGAACCAAATAGCATTCCTGCCCGAGGACTTTGGccagctggagcagctgcGCCACTTGGACCTGTACAACAACTGCCTGGAGCACCTGCCCATCAGCTTCGGTCAGCTGCGTCGCTTGCGCTACTTGGATCTGAAGGGGAACCCCCTGACGCCCGCCTGGCAGAAGATTGTGGGCTGCTGCTCCACCCAAAAGGACTGCCAGCAGGCGGCCAAGAACACGGTAAGTGCTCCTCGACTCGAGTGGCCCTCGAGTGGCGCCCCTTTTCCCCCATCTAACTTCTTTTTCTCCGTTTTTCTCGTTATCCAGGTCAGCATTTGCGCCAACTACAAGCCGGAATTCATTGAACGCGAACGTTTGGCCGCCCAGGAGACCCTGAAAATGGCCGGAGCCGGGGACTCCCATGCCAACTCCAATGCCCAAGCAAATGGCGGAGCAACTGGCGGAAAAAAGTCCACTAAGCCCAACAACAAGAAAGCGAAAGCCAAAAAACTCGCCGGAGGTGGAGACAACGAGCTGACAATCAAACCAGTGAATGCCGGGGCAGGATTATCAGGAACTGGAGGAACTGGGTCGGGCTCCAAGTCAAGTCTGAAGAACAATCAAAGGAAGAAGAACTCGAATGGCGGCTCGTGGCTGAATCTGCTCTCCCGGGCCGCACTGTCCTCACTGGTGACCTTTCTCGTGCTCTTCGTCATCAACTTGCTGCTCATCTATATGATCATGTTCAAGAATCCCGACATCGCAGACAAGCTGGTGGAGTACATACCACACCAGTATCGCGATTGGATCCTGACCAAAACGGAGATCTTCCGGCTGCGAGTCACCGACTGGATCTCGGAGTTCCGTACACCCCCGGAGGAACACTGACGGTTCATTTATTTGAAGCCATAGGGCGCTGGGCTTCAAATAGATGGTATCGCTAAACAAAATTCGGATGCATAGCGCGTTTGTGGAGGCAGATTGAAAATTGGGATACGTGTTGACCACCTGAACGAGTTATACGACTGCTACTTTGATATACCATTATGTGTACTGTACtgccatttattttgatagacTCTAAGACACTACGTCCATCGACAGGAGATTTTAACAGGAAGGGAACCGCATGCACTCCGCAACCGAAGAGGCCACCACAAAAGACACCAAACTACACTCAATCACTCAACTTACAACAAATCGAACTCAGATGTATCTACAGCTAACCTACCATAGCTCAAACTCAACTCAATAGTAACTGAATGGCGGTTCCAAACTGGCCAGCGCATAGAAACTACAGACACAGTCAGACCGAACCCCTTGTATTACCCACATCCATCAGATCGAATCGAATCAGCCACAAATAAAGTACTTTAATCAATTGTAAGACTAGCCAGTGCAATTTCCGTTTTATTTGAAGTTCAAGCTCAAAATATATTCATGTTAGCCTGACCACTTCACACTTGTAGATTTCAAATCTCATAGGTTTTATCGGAATACGCAAAAAATGATTACTTGCAGaaaatcaaaacgaaattttagCGGTTTCATATGATTTAtgcgaaaaaaatataattgtacTGTAACAAAGAAGTGCAAGATTTTTGGTataaaattttacattttaaccaatgttttttcttgttgtgGGCTTCTTATCAATAGATAAGCGTGCATTATAAACGGCACACAAATAGGTTCTTCCTTGTCTGGAATTATTGAATTATTAGCAATCTAAATCAGACAactaaacttatttttatttcccagGAAATGGTAAATAAAACCTATTTTAATTAAGATTATTTCAAATGCACGCTTATCTATGGTTTGGTCATGTGCTATCTTATATTTATAGCCCCCCATTGGGCACGCGAGCTTTATCACggtttttttgttaaatataaatatagtgGCCCAgcacatttgtttttattactcTCCTAGAACTAGtgcaaaaaattaagaaacttaccagaaaaaaacattcttaaaaaatatataattttaatatgaaaaaaacaGCTTCCAATTCGAAGAAGTGAATTGGATTTTTAAgtacaaatttttttcttaaactatTGGCTCAAGATTACAAAACGAGTTCTTTGAAGATCATCTATAGTGtgtttatatttcaaaattgaagAGAAATATCTTATCTTTCAAAGCTGAAATTATCTAAGAATACttttgatatttataaaactattCCACTTAAATATTACTTGTTAAAATCTTAGAAATAAGGATTAAAATAAGGACGTCCTTGCACAGTATCCTGACATTGTTTATCAGGAGTTTTTAGT
This window of the Drosophila biarmipes strain raj3 chromosome 3L, RU_DBia_V1.1, whole genome shotgun sequence genome carries:
- the LOC108035661 gene encoding 40S ribosomal protein S9 translates to MVNGRIPSVFSKTYVTPRRPYEKARLDQELKIIGEYGLRNKREVWRVKYALAKIRKAARELLTLDEKDEKRLFQGNALLRRLVRIGVLDESRMKLDYVLGLKIEDFLERRLQTQVFKLGLAKSIHHARVLIRQRHIRVRKQVVNIPSFVVRLDSQKHIDFSLKSPFGGGRPGRVKRKNLKKNQGGGGGAAEEEED
- the LOC108035634 gene encoding leucine-rich repeat-containing protein 59 gives rise to the protein MPKPGDKAKVKVNVKERVVDESCDLSLSELSEIPVREIASFKRVTVLDLSSNRLVNLGKNFSILTRLVRLDLSKNQIAFLPEDFGQLEQLRHLDLYNNCLEHLPISFGQLRRLRYLDLKGNPLTPAWQKIVGCCSTQKDCQQAAKNTVSICANYKPEFIERERLAAQETLKMAGAGDSHANSNAQANGGATGGKKSTKPNNKKAKAKKLAGGGDNELTIKPVNAGAGLSGTGGTGSGSKSSLKNNQRKKNSNGGSWLNLLSRAALSSLVTFLVLFVINLLLIYMIMFKNPDIADKLVEYIPHQYRDWILTKTEIFRLRVTDWISEFRTPPEEH
- the LOC108034618 gene encoding uncharacterized protein LOC108034618; this translates as MSAKRIRGKNFSEQEEHVLIDLVLLKKDILQDKKKDAATWRRKAETWEQLAAEFRAQTGTDRTCSALREKYDNMKKNSRNKYRGVKNWDVEKELSAAGSSWCIRRTSMMTDNNEGHMGNVTTPLENQFDSDGNFQLVNVAKEENPSISSSSSPLLQENIVDLEEPEVSSLETSERWKAKRLRQWDSPPVPQTNRSSRVEEEQVELFKLQQQYYREQNVRAAEKHKYEVERELIELQTARIKNQLLEMEMEIKREELAKIKQLKQSTLS